In Methanococcoides sp. LMO-2, a single window of DNA contains:
- a CDS encoding inositol-3-phosphate synthase: MDKIKIAIVGVGNCASSLIQGLEYYKDKAEKDAIGLMHWDIGGYKPFDIEVVAAFDIDERKVGKDVAEAIFAPPNCTTVFCSDIPETGVKVTMGNIKDGVSEHMVNYDDDYRFIPSNEEESSDEKIVSVLKDSGAQILLNFLPVGSEIATRFYAQCALDAGIALVNNMPIFIASDPEWAKKFEEKGIPIIGDDIKAQLGATITHRTLADLFRKRGVKVERTYQLNTGGNTDFLNMLNRNRLSSKKTSKTEAVQSVLAERLEDHNIHVGPSDYVPWQQDNKLCFLRMEGKLFGDVPMNLELRLSVEDSPNSAGVVIDAIRCCKIALERGTGGILYSPASYFMKHPPKQFPDDDAFRMTNEFIEGKREN; encoded by the coding sequence ATGGACAAAATAAAGATCGCAATCGTGGGAGTCGGTAACTGCGCCAGTTCACTGATCCAGGGCCTTGAATACTATAAAGACAAAGCGGAAAAAGATGCGATAGGACTGATGCATTGGGATATCGGCGGGTACAAGCCTTTTGATATTGAAGTAGTAGCGGCATTCGACATCGACGAGAGAAAGGTCGGAAAGGATGTTGCAGAAGCTATTTTTGCACCCCCTAACTGCACAACGGTATTTTGTTCCGACATACCAGAGACCGGCGTAAAGGTCACAATGGGTAACATCAAGGACGGAGTTTCCGAACATATGGTCAACTACGATGACGATTACAGGTTCATACCTTCAAATGAGGAAGAGTCCTCAGATGAAAAGATCGTGTCCGTGTTGAAGGATTCCGGCGCACAGATCCTTTTGAACTTCCTCCCGGTAGGTTCTGAAATTGCAACCCGCTTCTATGCACAGTGTGCACTGGATGCAGGCATTGCCCTTGTCAACAACATGCCGATCTTCATTGCCAGTGACCCTGAATGGGCAAAGAAGTTCGAAGAGAAGGGAATTCCTATCATAGGAGATGACATAAAAGCACAGCTTGGAGCGACAATCACCCACAGGACCCTTGCAGACCTGTTCAGGAAAAGGGGTGTCAAAGTTGAAAGGACATACCAGCTTAACACTGGCGGTAACACCGATTTCCTTAACATGCTCAACAGGAACAGGCTTTCTTCCAAGAAGACATCTAAGACAGAAGCTGTACAGTCCGTTCTTGCAGAGAGACTTGAAGATCATAACATTCATGTCGGACCAAGCGATTACGTACCATGGCAGCAGGACAACAAGCTATGCTTCCTGAGAATGGAAGGTAAGCTCTTCGGAGATGTGCCAATGAACCTTGAACTTCGCCTTTCAGTGGAAGATTCACCAAACTCCGCAGGCGTTGTCATCGATGCTATCCGCTGCTGCAAGATCGCATTGGAAAGAGGAACAGGCGGAATACTTTACTCCCCTGCATCATACTTCATGAAGCACCCTCCAAAGCAGTTCCCTGATGATGATGCGTTCCGCATGACAAACGAGTTCATCGAAGGCAAGAGAGAGAACTAA